In Vibrio sp. STUT-A11, a genomic segment contains:
- the fadI gene encoding acetyl-CoA C-acyltransferase FadI codes for MGKQEVKTRHGERVAIVAGLRTPFARQSTEFSQVPAVDLGKMVVSEMLARTDLDPNLIQQVVFGQVVQMPEAPNIAREIVLGTGMNAHTDAYSVTRACATSFQAAVNIAESIMAGTIDIGIAGGADSSSVLPIGVSKKLAANLLTLSKTKTLGQKLNVLRNLSFKDLMPVPPAVAEYSTGLSMGQTAEQMAKTHGISRAEQDALAHRSHTLASQAWKEGKIQGEVMTAFPEPYKKWISEDNNVRHDSTLEGYAKLRPAFDRQYGSVTAANSTPLTDGGAAVMLMREGKAKELGMEILGYIRGYAFSAIGVETDMLMGPSYATAKVLENTGLELSDLTLIDMHEAFAAQALANVKMFASDKFAQENLGRSKAIGEIDMDKFNVLGGSIAYGHPFAATGARMMTQTLRELKRRGGGTALNTACAAGGLGAAMILEVE; via the coding sequence ATGGGCAAGCAGGAAGTAAAGACGCGTCATGGTGAACGCGTTGCTATTGTCGCGGGGCTTCGAACTCCCTTTGCTCGTCAAAGCACGGAATTTAGCCAAGTGCCAGCAGTCGATTTAGGGAAAATGGTAGTAAGTGAAATGCTTGCTCGAACCGATCTTGATCCGAATTTAATACAACAAGTGGTATTTGGACAAGTTGTGCAAATGCCAGAAGCCCCCAATATTGCGCGTGAAATCGTCTTGGGGACAGGAATGAATGCCCATACCGATGCTTACAGTGTGACGCGCGCATGTGCCACGAGTTTTCAGGCCGCCGTTAATATAGCGGAAAGCATTATGGCTGGCACAATTGATATCGGTATTGCTGGTGGCGCTGATTCCTCATCAGTATTACCGATTGGTGTTTCTAAAAAACTTGCGGCTAACCTGCTCACTCTTAGTAAGACTAAAACGCTCGGCCAAAAGCTCAATGTGCTTAGAAACCTTAGTTTCAAAGATTTAATGCCAGTTCCTCCTGCGGTTGCTGAGTACTCTACTGGTCTGTCTATGGGACAAACCGCCGAGCAGATGGCGAAAACTCACGGTATTTCTCGTGCAGAACAAGATGCCCTTGCACATCGCTCTCATACTCTGGCGTCGCAAGCGTGGAAAGAGGGCAAGATTCAAGGTGAAGTCATGACCGCTTTCCCTGAACCTTACAAAAAGTGGATTTCAGAAGACAATAACGTTCGTCATGACTCAACGTTAGAAGGATACGCAAAACTTCGCCCGGCATTTGATCGTCAATATGGCAGCGTAACCGCAGCAAATAGTACACCTCTAACTGATGGCGGTGCGGCTGTGATGCTCATGCGCGAAGGTAAAGCGAAAGAGCTTGGTATGGAAATCCTCGGCTACATTCGTGGTTACGCCTTTTCTGCTATTGGCGTAGAAACCGATATGTTAATGGGCCCTTCTTACGCGACGGCGAAGGTATTGGAAAATACTGGGCTGGAATTGTCGGATCTGACTCTGATTGATATGCATGAGGCCTTTGCGGCTCAGGCGCTGGCCAACGTGAAGATGTTCGCTTCTGATAAGTTTGCTCAAGAAAACCTAGGCCGTTCGAAAGCCATTGGTGAAATCGACATGGATAAATTTAACGTACTTGGTGGTTCGATTGCTTATGGTCACCCATTTGCAGCGACTGGCGCGCGTATGATGACGCAAACACTGCGCGAGCTAAAACGTCGAGGTGGTGGTACTGCATTGAACACCGCGTGTGCGGCGGGTGGTCTTGGTGCGGCAATGATTCTGGAGGTTGAGTAA
- a CDS encoding insulinase family protein has translation MHLSPNDSNQYRYITLSNDLRVLVIHSDTAQQSAAALAVNVGHFDDPDDRQGLAHYLEHMLFLGTEKYPKVGEFQSYISQHGGTNNAWTGTEHTCFFFDVTPNAFETALDRFSQFFAAPLFNEEALDKERQAVDSEYKLKLNDDSRRLYQVNKEVINPEHPFSKFSVGNLETLGDRDGKSIRDEIVEFHHSQYSADLMTLTLFGPQSLDEQQAWVERMFADIPNHQLKGKSIDVPIGTENSTGIFVQIEPIKEFRKLILTFPMPGMDEYYGTKPLSYFAHLLGYEGEGSLMVQLKTKGWITSLSAGGGASGSNYRDFTVSCTLTPTGLDHVDDVVQAVFQYLSLIRQEGMDEWRYLEKQAVLESAFRFQEPSRPLDFVSHLVVNMQHYQPDDTIYGDYKMAGYDEALQRDLLNYLSIDNVRVTLIAKGLDYDRTAEWYFTPYSVTPFTNEQKRFFHQIDPRWQFVLPEKNPYICYNLDPMPLENGHSLPELIEDLEGFRLWHLQDDEFRVPKGVLYVAIDSSHAVASPKNIVKTRLCVEMFLDSLAQETYQAEIAGMGYNMYAHQGGVTLTLSGFSQKLPQLLEMILRRFAAREFSQTRFDTIKQQLLRNWRNSAQDRPISQLFNSLTGLLQPNNPPFATLAEALEQIEVDELSVFVESILAELHIEMFVYGDWQRQQAHDMATTLKDALRVKEQRYEEALRPLVMLGQNGSFQREVHCNQQDSAVVIYHQCEDIEPCSIALYSLANHLMSATFFHEIRTKQQLGYMVGTGNMPLNRHPGIVLYVQSPNAAPAELVTSIDEFLNAFYMVLLELNDYQWHTSKRGLWNQIATPDTTLRGRAQRLWVAIGNKDTEFNQREKVLAELKKLTRADMIRFVVNELKPRTANRLVMHSQGQAHADEPRIHLGQEVGSIEEFQLRPKDCGLG, from the coding sequence GTGCACCTAAGTCCTAACGATTCAAATCAATACCGTTACATTACGCTAAGTAATGATTTACGCGTGTTGGTGATTCATTCCGATACAGCTCAACAGTCTGCTGCCGCTCTAGCAGTGAACGTTGGACACTTTGACGATCCCGATGATCGCCAAGGTTTAGCGCACTATTTAGAGCACATGCTTTTTTTGGGTACGGAAAAATACCCTAAAGTAGGCGAATTTCAAAGCTATATTAGTCAACATGGGGGCACAAATAACGCCTGGACAGGAACAGAGCACACCTGTTTCTTTTTCGATGTCACCCCAAATGCTTTTGAAACCGCACTCGATCGCTTTAGTCAATTCTTTGCCGCACCATTGTTTAACGAGGAAGCATTGGACAAAGAGCGTCAGGCCGTCGATTCAGAATACAAGCTAAAACTGAATGATGACTCTCGTCGTCTTTATCAGGTCAATAAAGAAGTCATCAATCCCGAACACCCATTTTCAAAATTTTCTGTTGGTAATCTTGAGACACTCGGCGACAGAGACGGCAAGTCGATTCGTGACGAAATCGTCGAGTTCCATCATTCTCAATACTCTGCTGATTTGATGACGCTAACGCTGTTTGGCCCCCAATCCCTTGATGAGCAGCAAGCGTGGGTAGAGCGCATGTTTGCGGATATCCCGAATCATCAATTAAAGGGCAAGTCTATCGATGTGCCAATTGGGACGGAGAACAGCACCGGAATCTTTGTTCAGATAGAGCCTATCAAAGAGTTCCGCAAGTTAATTTTGACTTTTCCCATGCCGGGAATGGACGAGTATTACGGCACAAAACCCCTCTCCTATTTTGCCCATCTACTGGGTTATGAAGGGGAAGGTAGCCTAATGGTTCAGCTCAAGACTAAGGGATGGATCACTTCGCTTTCTGCTGGTGGCGGTGCAAGCGGCAGTAATTATCGCGACTTCACCGTAAGTTGTACCCTTACACCGACTGGACTGGATCACGTTGATGATGTCGTTCAAGCGGTCTTTCAGTATTTATCTTTGATCCGACAAGAAGGGATGGATGAGTGGCGCTACCTTGAAAAACAGGCAGTGCTCGAATCTGCATTTCGTTTTCAGGAACCGTCAAGGCCGCTGGATTTTGTCAGTCACCTTGTCGTCAATATGCAGCACTATCAACCGGACGATACCATCTACGGCGACTACAAAATGGCAGGCTACGACGAAGCACTGCAACGCGATTTGTTGAATTACTTGAGCATCGACAATGTAAGAGTGACGCTGATTGCCAAAGGGTTAGACTATGATCGTACCGCAGAGTGGTATTTCACTCCGTACTCAGTGACGCCATTTACCAACGAGCAAAAACGCTTCTTCCATCAAATAGACCCGCGTTGGCAATTTGTACTGCCCGAAAAGAATCCGTATATCTGCTACAACCTTGATCCTATGCCGCTGGAAAATGGTCATTCTCTGCCGGAGTTAATTGAGGACTTAGAAGGTTTCCGTCTTTGGCATTTACAAGACGATGAATTCCGGGTACCTAAGGGCGTACTATACGTGGCAATAGACAGTTCTCATGCCGTCGCTTCACCAAAAAACATCGTCAAGACCCGCCTCTGTGTTGAGATGTTTCTTGACTCGTTAGCGCAAGAAACTTATCAGGCAGAAATCGCGGGAATGGGTTACAACATGTATGCCCACCAAGGTGGCGTAACGCTGACTTTATCCGGCTTTAGCCAAAAACTTCCCCAGTTGTTAGAGATGATTTTGCGCCGCTTCGCCGCTCGCGAGTTCAGCCAAACTCGATTTGACACCATCAAACAGCAATTGCTCAGAAACTGGCGAAACTCTGCGCAAGACCGCCCTATTTCACAACTGTTCAACTCGTTAACCGGTTTGTTACAGCCAAACAATCCACCGTTTGCAACGCTTGCGGAAGCACTGGAGCAGATTGAAGTCGACGAATTATCCGTGTTCGTAGAATCCATTCTCGCCGAACTGCATATAGAAATGTTCGTCTATGGTGACTGGCAACGTCAGCAGGCTCACGACATGGCTACCACATTGAAAGACGCTCTACGGGTCAAAGAGCAGCGTTATGAAGAAGCACTAAGACCACTTGTGATGCTAGGTCAAAACGGCAGCTTTCAACGTGAAGTGCACTGTAACCAACAGGATTCCGCGGTCGTCATTTATCATCAATGTGAGGATATTGAGCCATGCAGTATTGCGCTTTACTCTCTGGCAAACCATTTGATGTCAGCGACATTCTTTCACGAAATACGCACTAAACAACAATTAGGCTATATGGTCGGCACGGGAAACATGCCACTTAACCGCCACCCGGGTATCGTTCTTTATGTCCAGTCGCCAAACGCCGCGCCTGCTGAGCTCGTCACTTCTATTGATGAATTCTTAAACGCGTTTTACATGGTGCTTTTAGAGCTCAATGATTATCAGTGGCACACCAGTAAACGTGGCTTGTGGAATCAGATAGCAACACCGGACACCACATTGCGCGGTCGCGCTCAACGCCTTTGGGTCGCAATAGGTAACAAGGACACCGAGTTCAACCAGCGGGAAAAAGTGCTGGCGGAACTGAAAAAACTGACTCGCGCAGATATGATTCGTTTCGTAGTCAATGAGTTAAAACCGAGAACAGCCAATCGATTGGTGATGCATTCGCAAGGTCAGGCTCACGCTGACGAACCTCGTATCCACCTAGGGCAAGAAGTAGGCTCTATTGAAGAGTTTCAACTAAGACCAAAAGATTGTGGATTGGGGTAA
- a CDS encoding trimeric intracellular cation channel family protein produces the protein MLLSVLYVIGITAEAMTGALSAGRRKMDWFGVMLVASATAIGGGTVRDILLGHYPLGWVKNPEFLAITCLAGILTTGLAKWVIKLKGLFIRLDALGLIVFSIIGTKIALDMGLHPGICMVSALVTGVFGGLLRDLICRQPPLVLHQELYASVALIASGLYLALLEFNVPDVTATIMTLVVGYVLRMAAVRFKWRLPSFHLETESSLH, from the coding sequence ATGCTGCTAAGTGTGTTGTATGTCATTGGTATCACGGCTGAAGCCATGACTGGTGCGTTAAGTGCCGGACGAAGAAAAATGGATTGGTTTGGAGTTATGTTGGTCGCGAGTGCCACTGCCATCGGTGGCGGCACCGTCCGTGACATCTTGTTGGGGCACTATCCTCTCGGCTGGGTAAAGAACCCAGAGTTTCTTGCCATCACGTGTCTTGCTGGGATCTTAACAACAGGGCTAGCGAAGTGGGTGATCAAATTAAAAGGTCTGTTTATTCGTCTCGATGCGTTAGGCTTGATCGTCTTTAGTATTATCGGCACTAAAATCGCGCTGGATATGGGGCTTCACCCTGGTATCTGTATGGTATCTGCATTAGTGACTGGCGTATTTGGCGGACTACTTCGTGACCTGATTTGTCGTCAGCCTCCGTTAGTACTGCACCAAGAGCTCTACGCATCCGTAGCCTTAATTGCCTCAGGACTGTACCTAGCATTATTAGAATTTAATGTGCCGGACGTCACGGCCACTATCATGACGCTGGTGGTTGGTTATGTGTTACGCATGGCAGCGGTTCGATTTAAATGGCGTTTGCCATCTTTCCATCTGGAAACCGAAAGCTCACTGCACTAA
- the smrB gene encoding endonuclease SmrB codes for MSKKDTEHDDDFALFQEAVQGVKKLRQDTIIQQPKKNTKQKEIKRSNREASDSEFYFSDEFVPLLNEEGPTRYARDDVSTYEVKRLRRGVYVPDVFLDMHGMTQQEAKRELGAMIAYCVKNEIHCACVQHGIGKHILKQKTPLWLAQHPDVMAFHQAPLEFGGDGALLVLLSIPEK; via the coding sequence ATGAGCAAAAAAGACACCGAACACGATGACGATTTCGCCTTGTTTCAGGAAGCAGTACAGGGCGTAAAAAAGTTGCGACAGGATACCATAATCCAGCAACCAAAAAAAAATACTAAGCAAAAAGAAATCAAGCGCTCAAACCGCGAAGCAAGTGATTCTGAATTTTACTTTTCTGATGAGTTTGTCCCTCTTCTCAATGAAGAAGGACCAACTCGCTACGCACGAGATGACGTTTCCACTTATGAAGTAAAGCGTCTACGTCGTGGAGTGTATGTGCCCGACGTATTCCTCGACATGCATGGTATGACTCAGCAGGAAGCAAAGCGCGAATTAGGCGCGATGATCGCGTACTGCGTAAAGAACGAAATTCACTGTGCTTGCGTTCAGCACGGGATTGGCAAGCATATCCTCAAGCAAAAAACGCCACTATGGCTGGCTCAACACCCTGATGTGATGGCCTTTCACCAAGCGCCTTTAGAGTTTGGGGGTGACGGTGCGCTGCTCGTCCTTCTCTCGATTCCAGAGAAGTAA
- a CDS encoding elongation factor P hydroxylase, which yields MTHDYQDLITLFNDTFLEPFNTKLELGGDEPIYLPADEEQPHHRIIFARGFYASALHEISHWCVAGPERRLLEDFGYWYQPDGRTAEVQAEFEKVEVRPQAYEWILSKSAGFPFTVSCDNLHGDFEPDRLAFMRKVHNEVLAILEAGLPQRVKMLSEALRSFYQTKPLEASDFIVK from the coding sequence ATGACCCACGACTATCAAGACCTTATCACCCTATTTAACGACACATTCCTAGAACCTTTTAACACCAAACTAGAGCTGGGTGGAGATGAACCTATCTACCTTCCTGCTGATGAAGAGCAACCTCACCACCGGATTATTTTTGCTCGTGGTTTCTATGCGTCTGCACTTCATGAAATCTCGCATTGGTGTGTAGCTGGCCCTGAGCGTCGTTTGTTGGAGGATTTTGGGTATTGGTACCAGCCGGATGGCCGAACTGCAGAGGTACAGGCTGAGTTTGAGAAAGTAGAAGTTCGCCCTCAGGCATACGAGTGGATACTGTCTAAAAGTGCTGGCTTCCCTTTTACTGTCAGTTGTGACAATCTACACGGCGATTTTGAACCAGATAGGCTTGCTTTTATGCGTAAAGTGCATAACGAAGTGTTAGCTATTCTGGAGGCAGGATTACCACAACGAGTGAAAATGCTGTCTGAAGCGCTACGCTCTTTTTACCAAACTAAGCCGCTGGAAGCGTCTGACTTTATCGTTAAATAA
- the fadJ gene encoding fatty acid oxidation complex subunit alpha FadJ, with translation MSEQKAFSLKIDDQNIAWLAIDVPNEKMNTLQAAFADEMKEIFAQLKDTSGIKGMIIHSLKPDNFVAGADVRMLEACTTANEAEALAKQGQELFQQLSELPYPVVAAIHGPCLGGGLELALACDYRVCTESDITRLGLPEVQLGLLPGSGGTQRLPRLIGLLPSLDLILTGKQLRAKKAEKLGVVDACVPETILLDVAKQFIDKGKSKGKKKQSTKEKLMSGSGLGRKFVFEQAAKKTNEKTRGNYPATVAILEVIRHGLEKGFVKGQELEAKRFGELVMSSESKALRSIFFATTEMKKEHGTDAKPATVKKVGVLGGGLMGAGISHVSVAKAKVPVRIKDVSSDGVLNALNYNYKLFEKQRKRRILSKADLQAKMMQLSGGVDFTSFNQIDVVIEAVFEDLDLKQQMVADIEENAKPETIFATNTSSLPIHKIAEKAERPENIVGLHYFSPVEKMPLVEVIPHETTSDETISTVVALAKKQGKTPIVVKDKAGFYVNRILAPYMNEAAHILLANEPIEKIDNALLDFGFPVGPITLLDEVGVDIGAKIMPILVNELGERFKGPDVFDTLLNDGRKGRKSGKGFYTYKGKKKEVDKSVYKLLKLEPESKLSDNDIALRCVLPMLNEAVRCLDDGIIRSPRDGDIGAIFGIGFPPFLGGPFRYMDQYGLKELVDKMNEFASKYGDRYAPCDGLLTRAGEERTFY, from the coding sequence ATGAGCGAACAGAAAGCATTTAGTCTGAAGATTGACGATCAGAACATCGCGTGGTTGGCAATTGATGTGCCTAATGAAAAGATGAACACGCTGCAGGCGGCTTTTGCTGATGAAATGAAAGAAATTTTTGCTCAGCTAAAAGACACAAGTGGCATTAAAGGGATGATTATACACTCCCTGAAGCCAGACAACTTTGTGGCTGGTGCCGACGTTCGTATGTTGGAGGCTTGTACCACAGCGAATGAAGCAGAAGCGTTGGCAAAACAAGGCCAAGAGTTATTCCAACAGCTGTCTGAACTGCCTTATCCGGTTGTAGCAGCCATTCATGGCCCTTGTCTTGGGGGAGGTTTAGAACTGGCTCTGGCGTGTGACTACCGCGTTTGTACGGAATCTGATATCACACGTTTAGGTCTGCCAGAAGTACAACTAGGCTTGCTTCCAGGCTCTGGTGGTACACAACGACTTCCTCGACTAATTGGTCTTTTACCTTCACTGGATTTAATCCTGACGGGTAAACAGCTTCGCGCTAAAAAAGCGGAAAAGCTTGGAGTAGTAGATGCCTGTGTACCAGAGACTATTCTGCTTGATGTCGCTAAGCAATTTATCGACAAAGGCAAAAGCAAAGGTAAGAAAAAGCAGTCGACCAAAGAAAAGCTGATGTCGGGCAGCGGGTTAGGGCGCAAGTTTGTGTTTGAGCAAGCCGCGAAGAAAACCAACGAAAAAACCCGAGGCAATTATCCTGCGACAGTGGCTATTTTGGAAGTGATCCGGCATGGTTTGGAGAAAGGGTTCGTTAAAGGCCAAGAGCTAGAAGCGAAGCGCTTCGGCGAACTGGTTATGAGCTCGGAATCGAAAGCGCTGCGTTCCATCTTCTTTGCCACCACAGAGATGAAGAAAGAACACGGCACGGATGCTAAGCCGGCAACGGTGAAAAAAGTCGGCGTACTTGGTGGCGGTCTAATGGGCGCTGGTATCAGTCATGTCTCCGTTGCGAAAGCCAAAGTGCCAGTTCGTATTAAAGATGTGAGTAGTGACGGTGTCTTAAATGCGCTGAATTACAACTACAAGTTGTTCGAAAAGCAACGTAAGCGTCGCATTCTCTCTAAAGCGGATCTCCAAGCAAAAATGATGCAGCTTTCGGGTGGCGTAGACTTCACCAGCTTTAACCAGATTGATGTGGTCATTGAGGCGGTGTTTGAAGACCTTGATTTGAAACAGCAGATGGTTGCGGATATCGAAGAAAACGCGAAACCAGAAACTATCTTTGCGACCAATACGTCTTCGCTACCAATCCACAAAATTGCGGAAAAAGCAGAGCGCCCAGAAAACATCGTTGGTTTGCACTATTTCAGCCCGGTAGAGAAAATGCCGCTGGTGGAGGTTATCCCACATGAAACCACATCAGACGAAACTATTTCTACGGTTGTTGCGTTAGCCAAGAAACAGGGTAAAACGCCAATCGTAGTCAAGGACAAAGCTGGCTTCTACGTAAATCGCATTCTTGCACCTTACATGAACGAAGCTGCGCATATCTTGCTGGCAAACGAGCCGATAGAAAAGATAGATAACGCGTTACTGGATTTTGGCTTCCCGGTTGGGCCAATCACACTGCTTGATGAAGTAGGCGTGGATATTGGCGCTAAAATCATGCCGATTCTGGTCAATGAATTGGGCGAGCGATTCAAAGGTCCGGATGTATTCGATACTTTGCTCAACGACGGCCGTAAAGGTCGTAAGAGTGGCAAGGGTTTTTACACCTACAAAGGCAAGAAGAAAGAAGTCGATAAGTCTGTCTATAAGCTATTGAAACTTGAACCAGAGTCTAAGCTCAGTGACAATGATATTGCCCTACGTTGTGTATTACCAATGCTAAATGAAGCCGTGCGCTGTTTAGATGACGGTATCATTCGCTCGCCGCGTGATGGTGATATCGGCGCGATTTTCGGTATCGGGTTCCCGCCGTTCTTAGGCGGACCTTTCCGCTATATGGATCAGTATGGCTTGAAAGAGTTGGTTGATAAAATGAACGAATTTGCATCGAAATACGGTGATCGTTATGCACCATGTGACGGTTTACTAACCCGAGCGGGTGAAGAGCGCACGTTTTATTAG
- the prmB gene encoding 50S ribosomal protein L3 N(5)-glutamine methyltransferase: MDKIFVEEAVSELHTLQDMIRWTVSRFNAANLFYGHGTDNAWDEAVQLILPTLYLPIDVPPHVLNSRLTTSERMRIVERVVKRINDRTPTAYLTNKAWFCGLEFFVDERVLVPRSPIGELIQAEFQPWLVEEPVRIMDMCTGSGCIAIACAHAFPEAEVDAIDISTDALQVAEQNVQDHGMEQQVFPIRSDLFRDLPKEKYNLIVSNPPYVDEEDMNSLPDEFTHEPELGLAAGTDGLKLVRRILANAPDYLTDNGILICEVGNSMIHMMDQYPQIPFTWIEFENGGHGVFMLTRDQLVECAEEFKLYKD; encoded by the coding sequence TTGGATAAGATTTTTGTAGAAGAAGCGGTATCTGAGCTACATACCCTTCAAGATATGATTCGTTGGACGGTAAGCCGCTTTAATGCTGCGAACCTGTTTTACGGTCACGGTACTGATAACGCGTGGGATGAAGCTGTGCAGCTTATCCTGCCAACGTTATACTTGCCGATCGATGTGCCTCCACACGTATTGAATTCTCGCCTGACAACCAGCGAGCGCATGCGTATTGTTGAGCGTGTAGTAAAGCGTATCAACGATCGTACACCTACCGCGTACCTGACCAACAAAGCGTGGTTCTGTGGTCTTGAGTTCTTCGTGGATGAGCGTGTACTTGTGCCGCGTTCTCCAATCGGTGAGCTGATCCAAGCAGAATTCCAACCTTGGTTAGTGGAAGAGCCAGTTCGTATCATGGACATGTGTACGGGTAGTGGTTGTATTGCGATTGCTTGTGCGCACGCGTTCCCAGAAGCTGAAGTTGATGCTATCGATATCTCGACGGACGCACTGCAAGTGGCTGAACAAAACGTTCAGGATCACGGTATGGAACAGCAAGTGTTCCCAATCCGTTCGGATCTATTCCGTGACTTGCCGAAAGAGAAGTACAACCTGATCGTGTCGAACCCGCCGTACGTGGACGAAGAAGACATGAACAGCCTGCCAGACGAGTTCACGCATGAGCCGGAGCTTGGCCTAGCTGCGGGTACGGATGGTCTGAAATTGGTTCGTCGTATTCTGGCTAATGCACCTGACTATCTAACGGATAACGGCATCCTGATTTGTGAAGTGGGTAACTCTATGATTCATATGATGGATCAATACCCACAGATTCCATTTACCTGGATTGAATTTGAAAATGGCGGCCACGGTGTATTCATGTTGACTCGTGATCAACTAGTGGAATGTGCAGAAGAGTTCAAACTGTACAAAGACTAA
- a CDS encoding YfcL family protein, whose amino-acid sequence MIIEFEEKLLELIDARIETASDDELFAGGYLRGHISLSAASCEDEGINDIEELKARIANSLDEARTELSPSDRIIVSDLWQELQAQA is encoded by the coding sequence ATGATTATTGAATTTGAAGAAAAACTACTGGAACTGATTGATGCTCGAATTGAAACAGCATCAGATGACGAGCTGTTTGCTGGTGGTTATCTGCGTGGTCACATCTCTTTATCTGCTGCATCGTGTGAAGACGAAGGCATCAATGATATTGAAGAGCTGAAAGCTCGCATCGCCAACAGTTTAGATGAAGCTCGTACAGAGCTAAGTCCATCCGATCGCATTATTGTTAGCGATCTGTGGCAAGAGCTACAGGCTCAAGCTTAA
- the sixA gene encoding phosphohistidine phosphatase SixA, giving the protein MKIFIMRHGEAEHFADSDATRQLTQRGRDESEAVARACKEQGCAQFDKVLVSPYIRAQQTWQEVSEHFSAKSIETLEDITPYGQSECVYDYANALIEVEKLESLLFVSHLPLVGYLTAEFVRDMAPPMFPTSGLVCVEYDPENQQGEVLWHITP; this is encoded by the coding sequence ATGAAAATATTCATTATGCGTCATGGCGAAGCCGAACACTTTGCGGATTCTGACGCAACTAGACAACTGACCCAAAGAGGCAGAGATGAGTCAGAGGCTGTCGCCCGAGCGTGCAAAGAGCAAGGTTGTGCTCAATTCGACAAAGTACTTGTGAGCCCGTACATTCGAGCCCAGCAAACCTGGCAAGAAGTCAGCGAACACTTTTCGGCAAAAAGTATTGAAACGTTAGAAGATATCACACCATACGGACAATCTGAATGCGTGTACGATTATGCCAACGCGCTCATCGAAGTTGAAAAACTAGAGTCGCTGCTGTTTGTTTCCCATTTACCATTAGTCGGATATTTAACCGCAGAATTTGTGCGAGACATGGCACCACCCATGTTCCCGACATCCGGCTTGGTTTGTGTCGAATACGATCCAGAAAACCAGCAGGGTGAAGTGTTGTGGCATATCACGCCATAA
- the aroC gene encoding chorismate synthase produces the protein MAGNSIGQHFRVTTFGESHGIALGCIVDGCPPGLEITEADLQVDLDRRRPGTSRYTTQRREPDEVKILSGVFEGKTTGTSIGLLIENTDQRSKDYSEIKDKFRPGHADYTYHQKYGIRDYRGGGRSSARETAMRVAAGAIAKKYLKDEFGVEIRAYLSQMGDVSIDKVDWDEIENNAFFCPDVDKVEAFDQLIRDLKKEGDSIGAKIQVVATNVPVGLGEPVFDRLDADIAHALMSINAVKGVEVGDGFDVVNQRGSQHRDTLSPQGFGSNHAGGILGGISTGQDIVANIALKPTSSITVPGDTITKEGEPTQLITKGRHDPCVGIRAVPIAEAMLAIVVMDHLLRHRGQNYGVTTETPKI, from the coding sequence ATGGCAGGAAACAGTATCGGACAACATTTCCGAGTGACGACATTCGGGGAAAGTCACGGTATCGCACTGGGATGTATCGTAGACGGGTGCCCGCCGGGGTTAGAAATTACAGAAGCAGATCTGCAAGTCGATCTGGACCGTCGTCGTCCTGGCACATCACGTTACACTACGCAGCGTCGTGAGCCGGATGAAGTAAAAATTCTTTCTGGCGTGTTTGAAGGTAAAACAACAGGTACATCAATTGGTCTGTTGATTGAGAACACCGATCAACGCTCGAAAGATTACTCTGAGATTAAAGATAAGTTCCGTCCGGGACACGCAGATTACACTTACCATCAGAAATATGGCATTCGCGATTATCGTGGTGGCGGCCGTTCGTCAGCTCGTGAAACGGCAATGCGTGTTGCGGCAGGTGCGATTGCGAAAAAATACCTGAAGGACGAATTCGGCGTAGAAATCCGCGCTTACCTATCACAAATGGGTGATGTGTCTATCGATAAAGTGGATTGGGATGAAATTGAAAACAACGCATTCTTCTGTCCTGATGTTGATAAAGTCGAAGCGTTTGACCAGCTTATCCGTGACCTGAAAAAAGAAGGCGACTCAATTGGTGCGAAGATTCAGGTTGTGGCAACCAATGTGCCTGTTGGTCTTGGTGAGCCAGTCTTTGATCGTTTAGATGCAGATATCGCGCATGCGCTGATGAGCATCAACGCGGTGAAAGGTGTTGAAGTAGGTGATGGTTTTGATGTCGTGAACCAACGCGGCAGCCAGCACCGTGATACGCTTTCTCCACAAGGTTTTGGCAGTAACCATGCTGGCGGTATTCTTGGTGGTATTTCTACTGGCCAGGATATTGTGGCAAATATTGCGCTTAAGCCAACCTCAAGCATCACGGTTCCGGGTGACACGATCACCAAAGAAGGTGAGCCAACTCAGTTGATCACTAAAGGTCGTCATGACCCATGTGTTGGCATCCGCGCGGTACCTATTGCTGAAGCAATGCTGGCGATTGTTGTGATGGATCACTTGCTTCGTCACCGTGGTCAGAACTATGGTGTGACGACAGAGACGCCAAAGATTTAA